The following is a genomic window from Clostridium fungisolvens.
CTACATACAAGTTATTTACATTTGCAGATGTTTTTTCTTTATTAGTACCATCTTGCTGTAAATCACTTTCCTTTACATTATTTTTTATATTAATTAATTCAAGAATAACTTGTTTAATATCTTTTGTATCTACAGTTGATTTTAATGACTTATCATCTTGTGGTTTGTCATTTACAACAGTTTCAATTAAATTTTGTAAGTTTTCCTTAGTTTTGTTATCTAATTGCAAAGGCCCTTGAGTTTGTGAATCATCAACTTTTCCCAATAGATTCATTATTTCTGTAACTATGTTTGATGATTTTGTCTGTGCACTTGCTGAAGAATCAATATTTTGACTATTGTTACTCGCAAAATCCTTAACAGTTAAATCTATAAGCTTTGTATTGCTCACTGCTTCTTTTATTGATGATACAACTTCAGCATCAGAACTTTTATTATTCGCATCTGCAGTTGTGGTTTCATTATTTACCTGAGTATTATTTCCCATCAAGAACATAGCTAAAATTGCAACAAGTTTATCTACATCATTCCCTGTCTTATCTTTATCAGATTGATTATTTCCTTGGAAATTACTATTATCTACCTCGGCTTTATCTTGTGTAGTATTAACAGTTGCCCCTAGAAAATTATTTATATCTTTATCTCCTTCAGAGACTTCTTTAATAATCTGCTTTATAGAATCAACTATTGAATCTATTACTTCAGGTTTCTGCTCTGGAAAAATCTCAGATACTTGTTTTTGTAGACTATCTCCCTTGTTGTCCAACTGTTCCTTAATTTGTTTAAGCTGTGATAATGTATTGTCTAGTTTGCTACCATCTGATTTTTCATCTAAATCCTTACTATTTACATCAGTCTTATTTGCTGCTGTTTTAGATAAAATTGATGAAAACTTTGAATCGCTTTGATCACTATAATTTTTATTATTTACAGCTTGGTTACTTTGATTGCTTGGACTAACCTGCATTAAATCGAGTACATTATTAATTCCACTTATATTCACTTTATTCACCTCCTTTCAATGTTCCTAAGGTGAGCGTATAAAGCAAATTCATCATTTGTAATCTGCTCTTGTCTGTCAATCTCTTTGATGAAAGCTTCATATCTTTTCTCCTTAAGTATTTCAACAGTCTTCTTGTCTATCTGTTTCTGCTTAAGGTCTTCTCTCCTGTAGTTCAATTCTTTGTCTTTTTTCGCAAGTTCTTTTTCTTTATTTTGTATTCCTACACTTAAAGCATTTAGATAATTTCTCTTTATCTTCTGATAAGCTGCTGATTCGCCACTTTTTATGCTTTTATATTGTTCAAAACTTTCATTCATCTCTTTAATATTTTGTTCAATTATTATCTTTTCTCTTTGAGTATTTTGAAAAAGCCTTTTACTTTCTTCCTCTTTTTCTACTCTAATATCTAGAACCTTTTGAAGACTAAACTTAAATCCATTTGCCATGATATCCTATCCTTTAAACATTGAAATAAGTCTATTTTTACTTTCTTCGTACGTAGATTTTTCATCTATTCCTTGTTTTAAAAAGTTTATTATGAAGTCATGATAATCAATTGCCATATCCACTTTTCTGTTGCTGCCTCTTACGTAAGCTCCTATATTTATCAAATCCTCGGATTCTTTATATGTAGCTAAAAGATCTCTCGCAAAAGAACTTACTTCCTTGTGAATATCTTCAGCTATAGTAGGCATAAGTCTTGATACAGAGTTTAGTACGTCTATAGCAGGATAGTGATTTTTATGGGCTAAAGCTCTGGAAAGCACTATATGTCCATCAAGTATACCTCTCACAGCATCGGCAATAGGTTCATTAAAATCATCACCATCAACAAGTACAGTATAGAATGCTGTTATTGACCCTTTATCTGAAGTACCTGCACGTTCCATTAATTTGGGTAACATTGCGAAAACAGAGGGTGTATATCCTTTTGTGGCTGGTGGCTCTCCAATCGCTAGACCAACTTCTCTTTGTGCCATTGCAAATCTAGTTACCGAGTCCATCATAAGAATAACTTTTTTTCCTTTATCTCTAAAATACTCAGCTATTGCAGTTGCTGTTAAGGCTCCTTTTAATCTTACAAGAGCTGGCTGATCTGATGTAGCACATATTACTACTGATCTTTTCATACCTTCAGGGCCAAGATCCTTTTCAATAAAGTCAAGAACTTCTCTTCCTCTTTCCCCTACCAATGCAATTACATTTACGTCTGCTTCAGCTTCTCTAGCAATCATTCCTAAAGTTGTACTTTTACCAACTCCACTACCTGCAAATATCCCAATTCTTTGTCCATCACCACAAGTTAGAAATCCATCAATTGCTCTGACTCCAGTTGGTAGTACATCCTTAATTCTTCTTCTTTTCATAGGATCAGGAGGTGAATTATCAAGCTGATAGTATTCTCCACTAGTTATTTCTTTACCATCAAAAGGCATTCCCAGTCCGTCTAACATTTTACCAAGAAGCTCGTCACTGCATCTAACACTTAAAGGTCTGCCTTCAGGTACTACCTTGCACCCTGGTGAAATACCAATAAGATCACCTAAGGGCATTAATATTACTGAATCATCTCTAAAACCTACAACTTCACATTTTATTGGTTTATTTCTTTCATTATATATGGTACAAAGTTCTCCTACAAAAGCCCTAATTCCCTCTACTTCAATAGTAAGACCTATTACCTTCTTGACTCTACCTTCATAATGATTGAAGTTTACTTCATCTAAATCATTGATTATTGCTTCAAAATCAATCGAGATCATCATATACCTCCTGTTATAAGGATGTACCACTTCGTAATAAAACTTATTATTTTTAAATTCTCTCACCAGAAGCCGTGAGAGTTTTAAAAATACATTTCGGTTCGAAATGGTACATCTATAGAAGAGCCTCTCTTAACTTTTCCATTGATATATCAATACCTACTTTTACAGTCCCATTTTCTTTCTCTATCACTGCATTACCTGGATTAAGTGAAGAATCTTCTATAACAAAAATCTCCCCCTGTATAACAAATCTACTCTTCCATAGTTCAAGTTGTGCCTTAACAGATTCGATATGTATAGAATTACATTTAATAACGAAAGTTTTTGTGCCTTTGGATTCAGCTATAACATCCTCAACTATAGAGTCCAGACCATGCTCTGTTCCCAATTTCTCTTTTAATATCTTTTCGGTCATTTCCACTGATAGTCTTATGATCTGTTCCTTTTTGTCTTCTAGATATGCTTCATATTCTTGCTTTGCAGAAAGCAGCAAATTGTTAGCATTGCTTATGATAGAATTAGCTTCATTTTTAGCTAATTCTATATTTTTTTCATAAGCTTCTTTATATCCATCTTCATAGCCATTTTCAGTACCTTGTTTATAACCTTTTTCATAGGCTTCTCGCTCTAATTCTTGAGCTTGTACATATGCAGCTTCCAGCATTGCATCTTTTTGTCTTTGAGCATTTTTTATTATATTGTCACCAATATTTTTGTAACTCTCAACCATTCTTGCAGCTTCTTCAGGATCGTTTAAAAGCATCTCATCCATAAGGCTTTTTTGTTCGTAATCTGTATTTATCTTTTTACTATTTCCTGAAGTTACAATATTACTTTTAATAACACTAAAGGATGATTGCATCTTCTCCACCTCTTGCTAGAATTATTTCTCCAGCTTCATCTAATCTTCTAATTATAGAAACAATCTTTTGTTGTGCTTTTTCAACATCCATAAGTCTTACTGGTCCTAAGAATTCCATATCTTCTTTTAATGAAGCAGCTGCTCTCTTAGATTGATTTTTAAATATAGCATTTGCCACTTCTTCAGAACATCCCTTAAGTGCCAGTGCCAACTCCTTAGCATCTGTTTCTCTAAGTATTCTTTGAATTGATACATCATCAAGAGTGATGATATCTTCAAATACAAACATGCTACTCTTAATCTTTTCAGCAAGATCTGCATCTTCTCTTTCTAAGCTTTCAGTTATATTCTTTTCAGTTGTTCTGTCAACCTGATTTAATATATCAACTAAAGTATCAACTCCACCTAAGCTAGTTACTTCTGTTCTAACTATAGATGATAATTTACTTTCTAAAACCTTCTCAATTTCTTTTATTACCATCGGTGAGGTGTTGTTCATGCTTGCAATTCTAAATGCAACATCACTTTGAAGTTCCTCAGGTAATTCTGCTATAACTTGAGCTGCTTTTTCTGCTTGAAGATAGCATAAAATCAAGGCAATAGTTTGAGGATGTTCATTGGAAATAACATTAAGTAATTGATGTGCATCAGCTTTTCTAGCAATAGAAAACGGTCTATACTGCTGAGTTACTTCTGTTACTTTCTCCAAAATTTCGGATGCTCTTTGCTGTCCAAGAGCCTTTGATAACAAGACTCTTGCATAATCCATTCCACCCTCAACTATATAATCTCTTGCTTTATTCATTTCAAGAAATTCATTTAATATTTCTTCTCTTTGCTCTGCACTAACTGAAGTGATATTAGCTATCTCATACGTAATCTTTTGTATCTCACTCTCTGGTAACTTCTTAATGATTCCTGCAGAAGCTTCAGGACCAAGAGTGATAAAAAGTATAGCTGCTTTTTGCATTCCAGTTAATTTAGTACCTTCTCTTGGCATTACCTATCCCCTCTCATTCTCTGCTAACCACGACTTAATTATCTCTGCTACTTGTTCTGGCTTATCAGTAGCATATTTTTTGATTTCGTTTTCCATATGAGTCTTTTCATTATTAACATCAAAGTTAATTGGCTCAAATCTCTCTATATCCTTTGGATCTATTCTATCATTCACAACTACATCTAGTATATGTTGTCTTTCTTCCTCAGCTGGTTTTCTAAACCTTCTAATTACTAATATAATACCAACTATTAATACTAAAGCTGCTGCTCCAGCTACCCCTAAAGTCTTATAAAGGGCCATCTTCTTTTCATTAGCTGCATCAGCATTCATTTGATCTATCTCTTTCTGAATTGCTGCCTTATCGGTTGGATCAAAGCTCATTCCAAGGACATTTATTGAATCTCCTCTATTTTGATCAAATCCAATAGCACTAGAAACTATACTTTTTATTGCGTCTTGTGTTGTCGAATCCATCTTTCCATCAACTATTACAGACGCTGTTACTCTCTTTACTTCTCCTGGAGCACTTATTGTTTTTTCTTCAGTACTTCCAACTGAATACTCAACATTTTGAGATTCATTTGAACTAATATTTTGTCCCCCAGTAGTTGCAGCTATAGTATTAGAAGAATTGTTATCAACTGGACTTTGTGAAGTAGTTCCACTACTATCAGTTCCTGTTTGCTTAGTTGTTTGTTCTTTGTTTACAACTTTATTTGGGTCATATGTTATAACAGTCTTCTGTTTTGAATCTAAATCTAAAGTAGCACTTACTTTAGCTTTAACCTTATCCTTACCTATTACAGGTTCTAAAAGTTCTACTATATTCTTCTCTAGATTCTTTTCATAATCTGCTTGTAATCCTTGTCTCTGTTCAATGCTTGATGATGATACTTCATCACCATTTGTATCGTATAATCCTTTTGATAAAAGGTTCATTTTATCATCTACAACTTCTATGTTTTCTTTAGGTATGTTTTCAGTAGCACCTGACACTAAAGAGACCATAGCTTTAACTTGATCATTTGATAATTTAGCTCCAGTTTTAAGTTTTAAATATACAGACGCCTTACCTGGTGTCTTATCCTTTACAAAAACAGAATCTTCAGCAGGGGTTATATGTACTCTTGCACTTTCAATTTCACTAAAGCTCTTGACTGTCTTTTCTAGCTCTCCTTGCTGCATTCTTAGTTTCTTTAATTTAAACTCCTCATCAGTCATACCGAAGGAGCTACCACTATCCATTAGTTCATATCCCTTACTTCCATCTGTTAACTGTGGCGCAAGTTCCAGTCTCAACTCATCAATTTGAGTTTTAGGCACAAGAATACTACTTCCTGATATCTTCATATCAACTTTGTCTGCCTTTAGCTTTGTCGTAACAACCTGAGCATCATCTGCAGCCAAATTAGAAAACAGGATTCCGTACTTATTATTACCGGATATAATAGTATATGTTATGATTGCGAACACCACAGCTAAAATGGAGATGCCTAAAGCTATTTTTTTACCTTTACTCATAGCTTTAATTTTTTCCATAAAACCTTTAAGGCTCTCTAATAGCTTATTCATTAGTAGCACTCCTATCTATTACAACTGCATTCTATTTATTTCTTGATAAGCATCTAATAACTTATTTCTAACTTGCACTGCTAATTCTAAACTCATTTTAGCTTCTTCAGTAGATAACATTACTTGATGTACATCTACATTGTCGCCTTTTACTAATTTATCAGTTAGATCATTTGCTTGTATCTGTTGATCATTTACCTCATTTAACTTCTCTTTTAATGTATCCAGAAAACTTACTCCACCATTTGCAGTATTGTCTTGAGTATTTTGTGTTATATCTTTTTCAAAGACCTTTGTATCTGGTACAAAACTATTTATTCTCATATTTTATTCTCCTTATTTACCTATTTCTAAAGCTTTCATAAACATACTTTTTCCTGCGTTTAAAGTATCAACATTAGCTTCATATGATCTTGACGCTGCAATCATATCGGCCATTTCATTTAATATATTTACGTTTGGCATAGTAACATATCCATCTTTATCTGCTTCAGGATTAGTAGGATCATATTCCTTTTTTAGAGGTGACTTGTCCTCTTCTATACCAACAGCCTTTACCCCGTTCATACCTAATGCACCATTTAAGTTTTCCTGAAATACGGCTACTTTTCGAACATAAGGCTTACCATTTTCACCTCTTGTAGTATTTGCATTAGCTATATTAGAAGATATCGTATCTAATCTTAATCTTTCTGCTGACAAACCACTTGCACTAATTCTTAGAGCACTGAACAAACTTCCCATTAACTATTACCTCCCACCACCAGTAATAACATATTTAGTCATACTAAGTTTATTATTAGCCTGAGTTATCAAAGCATTGTAAAGCAGTGTATTTGCTGCTTGATTTACTTTTTCTGATTCTAAATCTACATTATTTCCATCTGTTCTCATACTTGAAG
Proteins encoded in this region:
- a CDS encoding flagellar hook-length control protein FliK, producing MNISGINNVLDLMQVSPSNQSNQAVNNKNYSDQSDSKFSSILSKTAANKTDVNSKDLDEKSDGSKLDNTLSQLKQIKEQLDNKGDSLQKQVSEIFPEQKPEVIDSIVDSIKQIIKEVSEGDKDINNFLGATVNTTQDKAEVDNSNFQGNNQSDKDKTGNDVDKLVAILAMFLMGNNTQVNNETTTADANNKSSDAEVVSSIKEAVSNTKLIDLTVKDFASNNSQNIDSSASAQTKSSNIVTEIMNLLGKVDDSQTQGPLQLDNKTKENLQNLIETVVNDKPQDDKSLKSTVDTKDIKQVILELINIKNNVKESDLQQDGTNKEKTSANVNNLYVAANRFRTNENNVSVDNSTKKITSDSIDGDKLLKSIIGDKDSNVQSKFSMMVDQMKNNTQAVATPNEQPVINRNTMINDIVKSIKYMEKLDVKELTLKTNPGNLGEITIKLTLDTNSMKATLTANTKEAFSLLNDNLKELQKSLSSNGIKIPEVAIELRNDNYNNPNRDPNSQAANFGFGSEQKENRNQGNGNRGNSNLSEDDISIEDNNRQATINNNLNYLV
- the fliJ gene encoding flagellar export protein FliJ, whose amino-acid sequence is MANGFKFSLQKVLDIRVEKEEESKRLFQNTQREKIIIEQNIKEMNESFEQYKSIKSGESAAYQKIKRNYLNALSVGIQNKEKELAKKDKELNYRREDLKQKQIDKKTVEILKEKRYEAFIKEIDRQEQITNDEFALYAHLRNIERR
- the fliI gene encoding flagellar protein export ATPase FliI; translated protein: MISIDFEAIINDLDEVNFNHYEGRVKKVIGLTIEVEGIRAFVGELCTIYNERNKPIKCEVVGFRDDSVILMPLGDLIGISPGCKVVPEGRPLSVRCSDELLGKMLDGLGMPFDGKEITSGEYYQLDNSPPDPMKRRRIKDVLPTGVRAIDGFLTCGDGQRIGIFAGSGVGKSTTLGMIAREAEADVNVIALVGERGREVLDFIEKDLGPEGMKRSVVICATSDQPALVRLKGALTATAIAEYFRDKGKKVILMMDSVTRFAMAQREVGLAIGEPPATKGYTPSVFAMLPKLMERAGTSDKGSITAFYTVLVDGDDFNEPIADAVRGILDGHIVLSRALAHKNHYPAIDVLNSVSRLMPTIAEDIHKEVSSFARDLLATYKESEDLINIGAYVRGSNRKVDMAIDYHDFIINFLKQGIDEKSTYEESKNRLISMFKG
- a CDS encoding FliH/SctL family protein → MQSSFSVIKSNIVTSGNSKKINTDYEQKSLMDEMLLNDPEEAARMVESYKNIGDNIIKNAQRQKDAMLEAAYVQAQELEREAYEKGYKQGTENGYEDGYKEAYEKNIELAKNEANSIISNANNLLLSAKQEYEAYLEDKKEQIIRLSVEMTEKILKEKLGTEHGLDSIVEDVIAESKGTKTFVIKCNSIHIESVKAQLELWKSRFVIQGEIFVIEDSSLNPGNAVIEKENGTVKVGIDISMEKLREALL
- the fliG gene encoding flagellar motor switch protein FliG, translating into MPREGTKLTGMQKAAILFITLGPEASAGIIKKLPESEIQKITYEIANITSVSAEQREEILNEFLEMNKARDYIVEGGMDYARVLLSKALGQQRASEILEKVTEVTQQYRPFSIARKADAHQLLNVISNEHPQTIALILCYLQAEKAAQVIAELPEELQSDVAFRIASMNNTSPMVIKEIEKVLESKLSSIVRTEVTSLGGVDTLVDILNQVDRTTEKNITESLEREDADLAEKIKSSMFVFEDIITLDDVSIQRILRETDAKELALALKGCSEEVANAIFKNQSKRAAASLKEDMEFLGPVRLMDVEKAQQKIVSIIRRLDEAGEIILARGGEDAIIL
- the fliF gene encoding flagellar basal-body MS-ring/collar protein FliF, with amino-acid sequence MNKLLESLKGFMEKIKAMSKGKKIALGISILAVVFAIITYTIISGNNKYGILFSNLAADDAQVVTTKLKADKVDMKISGSSILVPKTQIDELRLELAPQLTDGSKGYELMDSGSSFGMTDEEFKLKKLRMQQGELEKTVKSFSEIESARVHITPAEDSVFVKDKTPGKASVYLKLKTGAKLSNDQVKAMVSLVSGATENIPKENIEVVDDKMNLLSKGLYDTNGDEVSSSSIEQRQGLQADYEKNLEKNIVELLEPVIGKDKVKAKVSATLDLDSKQKTVITYDPNKVVNKEQTTKQTGTDSSGTTSQSPVDNNSSNTIAATTGGQNISSNESQNVEYSVGSTEEKTISAPGEVKRVTASVIVDGKMDSTTQDAIKSIVSSAIGFDQNRGDSINVLGMSFDPTDKAAIQKEIDQMNADAANEKKMALYKTLGVAGAAALVLIVGIILVIRRFRKPAEEERQHILDVVVNDRIDPKDIERFEPINFDVNNEKTHMENEIKKYATDKPEQVAEIIKSWLAENERG
- the fliE gene encoding flagellar hook-basal body complex protein FliE, whose amino-acid sequence is MRINSFVPDTKVFEKDITQNTQDNTANGGVSFLDTLKEKLNEVNDQQIQANDLTDKLVKGDNVDVHQVMLSTEEAKMSLELAVQVRNKLLDAYQEINRMQL
- the flgC gene encoding flagellar basal body rod protein FlgC: MGSLFSALRISASGLSAERLRLDTISSNIANANTTRGENGKPYVRKVAVFQENLNGALGMNGVKAVGIEEDKSPLKKEYDPTNPEADKDGYVTMPNVNILNEMADMIAASRSYEANVDTLNAGKSMFMKALEIGK